One Rosettibacter firmus genomic window carries:
- the nusB gene encoding transcription antitermination factor NusB, with translation MAKKSNRRLLREKALQVLYAYELNGERLTELCELILSELSSQTDIDFANQIINKTIANKNLLDEKIQEKVANWEMDRIALIDRILLRIGIAELLYFPDIPPKVTINEIIEIAKEFSTSNSNKFINGILDAIYNDLKNSGQLNKSGRGLIEESIPRKQKKS, from the coding sequence ATGGCAAAAAAATCAAACAGAAGATTATTAAGAGAAAAAGCATTACAGGTTTTATATGCTTATGAACTTAATGGAGAAAGATTAACAGAATTATGCGAGTTAATTTTATCTGAATTATCTTCTCAAACCGATATCGATTTTGCAAATCAAATAATTAATAAAACAATTGCTAATAAAAATTTGCTTGATGAAAAAATTCAAGAAAAAGTAGCTAATTGGGAAATGGATAGAATTGCTTTAATAGATAGAATTTTATTAAGAATTGGAATTGCTGAATTACTATACTTTCCAGATATACCACCAAAAGTTACAATAAATGAGATAATTGAAATAGCAAAAGAATTTTCTACTTCTAATAGTAATAAATTTATTAATGGTATTCTTGATGCAATTTATAATGACTTAAAAAATTCAGGTCAATTAAACAAATCTGGTAGGGGACTTATTGAAGAATCTATACCAAGAAAGCAGAAAAAGTCTTAA
- a CDS encoding YdcF family protein, translated as MNIIFASLLLLGLVTLKIKNENISVARKNFIIFLLIVAIILLVLVFLSVKYFKYDNNAYLFGFEIKKVYTGLFFILSELLVLYLIVYIWGLIFLFDKLHELRTLYRTVFFVLIIITFSIFYVWNLKEYREKKFITERYDYALIPGAAVWKKEKPSPIFEARIRKAFELYQEKKISKIILTGSNAPGELSEAETAFKYLVRLGVKVDDMIIENKTSTTTEQVRYLKSISNQLDNKKILIISDSFHLPRLMEMCKFFDLEASAIASNYRLSFSKTVYYRLRESIALLLFWLFAI; from the coding sequence TTGAATATTATTTTTGCAAGTTTACTTTTGCTGGGTTTGGTTACACTTAAAATAAAAAATGAAAATATAAGTGTAGCCAGAAAAAATTTTATCATTTTTTTATTGATTGTTGCTATCATTCTTTTAGTTCTGGTTTTTCTTTCTGTAAAGTATTTTAAGTATGATAATAATGCTTATCTATTTGGTTTTGAAATTAAAAAAGTTTACACAGGATTATTCTTTATATTAAGTGAATTACTGGTGCTATATCTGATAGTTTATATCTGGGGTTTGATTTTTTTGTTTGACAAGTTACATGAATTAAGAACTTTGTATAGAACAGTATTTTTTGTATTAATCATAATAACTTTTTCAATTTTTTATGTATGGAATCTAAAAGAATATAGAGAGAAAAAATTTATAACTGAACGTTATGATTATGCACTAATTCCAGGTGCGGCGGTATGGAAGAAAGAAAAACCCAGTCCAATCTTCGAAGCACGTATTCGTAAAGCTTTTGAATTGTATCAGGAAAAGAAGATAAGTAAAATTATTTTAACTGGAAGTAATGCTCCTGGCGAATTATCAGAAGCAGAAACTGCCTTCAAATATCTGGTAAGACTTGGAGTTAAAGTTGATGATATGATAATAGAAAATAAAACATCTACAACTACTGAACAGGTAAGATATTTAAAGAGTATTAGCAATCAACTGGATAATAAAAAAATATTAATTATATCAGATAGTTTTCATTTACCTCGATTAATGGAAATGTGTAAATTTTTTGATCTTGAAGCTTCAGCAATAGCATCAAATTATAGATTATCTTTTTCAAAAACAGTTTATTATAGATTGCGTGAAAGTATTGCATTGCTTTTATTCTGGTTATTTGCTATTTAA
- a CDS encoding M50 family metallopeptidase encodes MKLNSNQKIFIEHFILFLLIIVSLFFWDSIFLFPIKLFVVLLHELSHGIATIITGGKILELNIDSSLSGKCITQDGNQLLIASFGYPGSFIFGSLIFYSTYNKNIKTFLILFISIIIFLFAVNTIKDQYYSLISILFGFILLVITKYLPDFISNLILRLIGLISCLYVIYDIKEDVFNNKNFLSDAALISELSGLPSTLWGFIWIFISLIGMFFLIKSIIKKIR; translated from the coding sequence ATGAAACTTAATAGTAATCAAAAAATTTTTATTGAACATTTTATACTTTTCTTATTAATAATCGTTTCTCTTTTTTTCTGGGACTCTATCTTTTTATTTCCTATTAAATTATTCGTTGTTCTACTACATGAACTCAGTCATGGAATTGCAACTATCATAACAGGAGGCAAAATTCTTGAATTAAATATTGATTCAAGTCTTAGTGGTAAATGTATAACTCAAGATGGTAACCAGTTACTTATAGCTTCTTTTGGTTATCCAGGAAGTTTTATTTTTGGTTCTCTCATTTTTTATTCAACATATAATAAAAATATTAAAACATTTTTGATTCTTTTTATTAGTATAATAATTTTTTTATTTGCAGTTAACACAATCAAAGATCAATATTATAGTTTAATTTCAATACTATTTGGATTTATTCTATTAGTAATTACAAAATACTTACCAGATTTTATTTCTAATTTAATATTAAGATTAATTGGATTGATTAGCTGTCTATATGTTATTTATGATATTAAAGAAGATGTTTTTAACAACAAAAATTTCTTAAGCGATGCCGCTTTGATTTCAGAACTAAGTGGATTACCTTCAACACTTTGGGGATTTATATGGATTTTTATTTCATTAATAGGGATGTTCTTTTTAATAAAATCGATAATAAAAAAAATCAGGTAG
- a CDS encoding LacI family DNA-binding transcriptional regulator, with translation MNVTIKDVAKKAGVSIATVSLVLHKSNRISTVTRNKVLKAIKELNYHPSRSAKGLVTRTTGNIGFVLTEDHFLRTEPFYTKIFLGTEFVTRDNDYYVLLSTIKREFHEDDPLPRFILEKNVDGIIIAGKVPNLFISKLSKYKIPLVFVDYYPPQGDYNVVLIDNIKGGFLATKYLIELGHKDIAFVGGDITHPSITDRFIGYKQALESSGLSINPDIIITDEDYPSRANGYDAANRLLNQSKNITAIFACNDAMALGILQYCYDNGIKVPDDISIVGFDDVESDISSTPQLTTIRVPKTELGIEAMNLMVNLLKEKEKFQTRKILVPVELIIRTSTRKIK, from the coding sequence ATGAATGTAACTATTAAAGATGTAGCTAAAAAAGCCGGGGTCTCTATTGCTACTGTTTCTTTAGTACTCCATAAAAGTAATAGAATATCAACTGTTACACGCAATAAGGTCCTTAAAGCTATAAAAGAATTAAACTACCATCCTTCTCGTTCTGCTAAAGGTCTTGTTACAAGAACTACTGGTAATATCGGTTTTGTTTTAACTGAAGATCACTTCTTAAGAACTGAACCTTTTTATACTAAAATATTTTTAGGTACTGAATTTGTAACTCGTGATAATGATTACTACGTTCTGTTATCTACAATAAAACGAGAATTTCATGAGGATGATCCTTTACCAAGATTTATACTTGAAAAAAATGTTGATGGAATTATCATAGCTGGCAAAGTACCTAATCTATTCATCTCAAAACTTTCAAAATATAAAATCCCTCTTGTGTTTGTTGATTATTATCCTCCACAAGGAGATTATAATGTTGTCTTAATTGATAATATTAAAGGGGGATTTTTAGCTACTAAGTATCTGATAGAACTTGGACATAAAGATATTGCATTTGTTGGTGGCGATATAACTCATCCAAGTATAACTGATCGTTTTATAGGTTATAAACAGGCTCTCGAATCATCGGGGTTATCTATAAATCCTGATATCATTATTACTGATGAGGATTATCCTTCTCGTGCTAATGGTTATGATGCTGCAAATAGATTGTTGAATCAATCTAAAAATATCACAGCAATATTTGCATGTAATGATGCAATGGCTCTCGGGATTTTACAATATTGTTATGATAATGGGATTAAAGTTCCAGATGATATATCAATCGTTGGCTTTGATGATGTTGAATCAGATATTTCATCTACTCCACAATTAACTACAATTAGAGTCCCTAAAACCGAACTTGGAATTGAAGCAATGAATTTAATGGTCAATCTCTTGAAAGAAAAAGAAAAATTCCAAACAAGAAAAATTTTAGTACCAGTTGAATTAATTATAAGAACATCTACAAGAAAAATTAAATGA
- a CDS encoding energy transducer TonB produces the protein MALKKNPKVDLRRKYQRVFETSLIISLALMIVAFKYFPQFQKEKVKVEAAQELVNVEDVVNTKQESAPPPPPKPPIPIEAPSEDVLEDVEIGTTELDVNEQVAAPPPPPKQETKEEEEEAVFFVAVEEQPEPIGGIEAIQQKIVYPEIAKRAGVQGRVFIKAFVNENGDVVKAEVIKGIGAGCDEAAVQAVMQTKFKPGRQRGKPVKVQVSIPIVFKLQ, from the coding sequence GTGGCTTTAAAGAAAAATCCTAAAGTTGATTTGAGAAGAAAATACCAGAGAGTATTTGAAACCAGTTTGATTATTTCTCTGGCATTGATGATAGTTGCCTTTAAATATTTTCCACAATTTCAGAAGGAAAAAGTGAAAGTTGAGGCAGCACAAGAATTAGTAAATGTTGAAGATGTTGTAAATACTAAACAGGAAAGTGCACCTCCTCCGCCACCAAAACCACCAATACCTATCGAAGCTCCATCTGAAGATGTTTTGGAAGATGTAGAAATTGGAACAACAGAACTTGATGTAAATGAGCAGGTAGCAGCTCCACCTCCACCACCAAAACAAGAAACTAAAGAAGAGGAAGAAGAAGCCGTATTCTTTGTTGCTGTTGAAGAACAACCCGAACCAATTGGTGGAATTGAAGCTATTCAGCAAAAAATTGTTTATCCCGAAATTGCAAAACGAGCAGGGGTTCAAGGTAGAGTTTTTATAAAAGCATTTGTAAATGAAAATGGAGATGTTGTTAAAGCAGAAGTAATTAAAGGTATTGGCGCAGGATGCGACGAGGCTGCAGTTCAGGCTGTTATGCAAACAAAGTTTAAGCCGGGACGACAAAGAGGTAAACCTGTCAAAGTTCAGGTCTCTATACCTATAGTATTTAAACTTCAATAG
- a CDS encoding ABC transporter ATP-binding protein — protein MLIEINNLKFSYNTNNGFALKIDYWKVQQGNFTILLGPNGSGKSTLLKILTRILDYNSGNIKFKNKEITAYKKKEYAKLVAYVPQSLITIFPYSVYEIVMMGRTPYLNILGFENSLDKKIVNETLELLEITHLRKKGINEISGGELQRVIIAKALAQNPEIILLDEPNAHLDIEHQITIFNLLNKLKKEKNLTILAVSHDLNLAGVYADDISFMVNGEIILSGDKNLVFTEENIKSIFHVDAKIFSSDNNVLNVLIDPTAKEFIN, from the coding sequence TTGCTAATTGAAATTAATAATCTGAAATTTTCTTATAACACTAATAATGGTTTTGCTCTAAAGATTGATTATTGGAAAGTCCAGCAAGGAAATTTTACAATTCTCCTTGGCCCAAATGGAAGTGGAAAATCTACGTTATTGAAAATCCTAACCAGAATCCTTGATTATAATTCCGGTAATATTAAATTCAAAAATAAAGAGATTACTGCATATAAAAAGAAAGAATATGCAAAACTTGTAGCTTATGTCCCTCAATCATTAATTACAATTTTCCCTTATTCTGTTTATGAAATTGTTATGATGGGAAGAACCCCGTATCTAAATATCCTCGGCTTTGAAAATAGTCTGGATAAAAAAATTGTTAATGAAACTCTCGAATTATTAGAAATTACTCATTTGAGAAAAAAGGGGATTAATGAAATTTCTGGTGGTGAACTACAAAGAGTAATTATAGCTAAAGCTTTAGCACAAAACCCTGAAATAATTTTGCTTGATGAACCTAATGCACACCTTGATATTGAACATCAAATTACAATTTTTAACCTGTTGAATAAACTTAAGAAAGAAAAAAATTTAACAATTTTAGCAGTATCTCACGATTTAAATCTTGCAGGAGTTTATGCTGATGATATTTCGTTTATGGTTAATGGTGAAATTATATTGAGTGGTGATAAAAATTTAGTTTTTACAGAAGAAAACATAAAAAGTATTTTTCATGTTGATGCAAAAATATTTAGCTCCGATAATAATGTTCTTAATGTCCTTATTGATCCAACTGCAAAAGAGTTTATAAATTGA
- a CDS encoding VanZ family protein yields the protein MQLNSLSTRLYKIFQTNPLVYVYLPLVIYWIFLFFLTTLPLDAVPKIFNSQDKIEHFFAYLFLAFLLAFSLHFQKRSIIVSKNYFWFSILLLIAYATIDEMHQIFVPGRFCDVYDWISDVLGGVIGILFSNMIIKMNINENKIEN from the coding sequence ATGCAATTAAATTCATTATCAACTCGTTTATATAAAATTTTTCAAACTAATCCATTAGTTTATGTTTATTTACCGTTAGTAATTTATTGGATTTTTTTATTTTTCCTAACAACACTGCCTCTTGATGCTGTGCCTAAAATTTTTAATTCACAAGATAAAATTGAACATTTTTTTGCTTATTTATTTTTAGCTTTTTTGTTAGCATTTAGTTTGCATTTTCAAAAAAGGTCAATTATTGTTTCTAAGAATTATTTTTGGTTCTCCATTCTTTTATTAATTGCATATGCAACAATAGATGAGATGCATCAAATTTTTGTACCTGGACGATTTTGTGATGTATACGATTGGATTTCTGATGTACTTGGTGGAGTAATAGGTATTCTATTTTCCAATATGATAATTAAAATGAACATTAATGAAAATAAAATCGAAAATTAA
- a CDS encoding MFS transporter, whose protein sequence is MKNLYQESRKSLKENERFRIVVWSLFDFANTSYSIIVVTFIYAVYFKQTVADGKPIGDFYWSLGTSISMLITALISPVLGAIADFSAGKKRFLLFFTLICILSTSLLYFVHKGNILYGLILFIIANIGFEAGLVFYDAFLPEITKPKNYGRVSGYGFAMGYLGSLATLGLIYPFIQKQMIRETFPLSALVFLVFSIPLFIYIKDSRKNILKENSYLKIGFNRVVNTITNLKNYKNLALFLLSFFFYIEGVNTVIYFSGNYASTTLKFTFQELIVFFIIVQTTAILGSIIFGLMADSFGTKKSLIISLFVWLFTILFAFLTSDVESGLIKWLSKLLLFESSKVLHLCFYIVGLLAGSVMGATQSTSRGLMSKLTPFEKKTEFFGFYSFFGKSSAIIGPFVFGLISYLTGTQKFAILSVCFFFIIGMVLLIFVRENETT, encoded by the coding sequence TTGAAGAATCTATACCAAGAAAGCAGAAAAAGTCTTAAAGAAAATGAGAGATTCAGGATTGTTGTCTGGTCATTATTTGATTTTGCAAATACTTCTTATTCAATAATTGTTGTTACATTTATTTATGCAGTTTATTTCAAACAGACAGTTGCTGATGGAAAACCAATTGGTGATTTTTACTGGAGTTTAGGAACAAGCATTTCAATGTTAATTACTGCTTTAATTTCTCCTGTACTTGGTGCTATTGCAGATTTCTCAGCTGGCAAAAAAAGATTCCTACTTTTTTTTACATTGATTTGTATTCTTTCTACATCATTGCTTTATTTTGTTCATAAAGGAAACATCTTATATGGATTGATATTATTTATTATAGCTAATATTGGTTTTGAAGCAGGATTGGTTTTTTACGATGCTTTTCTTCCCGAGATTACTAAGCCGAAAAATTATGGTAGAGTAAGTGGATATGGTTTTGCAATGGGATATCTTGGTTCACTTGCAACTCTTGGTTTGATATATCCATTTATTCAAAAACAAATGATTAGAGAAACATTCCCACTTTCTGCATTAGTCTTTTTAGTATTTTCTATTCCACTTTTTATTTATATAAAAGATTCAAGAAAAAATATATTAAAAGAAAATTCATATTTAAAAATTGGTTTTAATAGAGTTGTTAATACGATTACAAATCTTAAGAACTATAAAAACTTAGCTTTATTTTTGTTATCATTCTTTTTTTATATAGAAGGTGTAAACACTGTAATTTATTTTTCTGGAAATTATGCCAGTACAACATTAAAATTTACTTTTCAGGAGTTAATTGTTTTTTTCATAATTGTTCAAACCACAGCTATATTAGGATCAATTATTTTTGGTTTAATGGCAGATTCTTTTGGTACAAAAAAATCATTAATAATCTCTCTATTTGTGTGGTTATTTACAATACTTTTTGCATTTCTTACAAGTGATGTTGAAAGTGGTTTAATAAAATGGTTATCAAAATTATTATTGTTTGAATCAAGTAAAGTTTTGCATTTATGCTTTTATATTGTTGGATTGCTTGCGGGTAGTGTTATGGGAGCTACGCAATCAACAAGTCGTGGTTTAATGTCGAAGTTAACGCCATTCGAAAAGAAGACAGAATTTTTTGGATTTTATTCATTCTTTGGAAAAAGCTCTGCCATAATAGGTCCTTTTGTTTTTGGATTAATCAGTTATTTAACAGGTACTCAGAAATTTGCTATACTCTCAGTATGTTTCTTTTTTATTATTGGTATGGTATTGTTGATCTTTGTAAGAGAAAATGAAACTACCTGA